The genomic interval AACagaacctgaacataaccagaacataacctgaaaataACCATAACagaacctgaacataaccagaacataacctgaaaataaactgcacatgacaacataacatgaacataaactgaacataacctgaaaataATGTGAAATGAATCTGAACATTtccagaacataaccagaacataacctgaacatactgtaactagaacataaccagaacataaactgaacataaccagaacataaactGAACATTACCTGATCATAACCTGAAAATAACCataacataacctgaacataaccagaacataacatgAAAATAATGTGAAATGAATCTGAACATTtccagaacataaccagaacataacctgaacatactgtaactagaacataaccagaacataaactgaacataaccagaacataaactGAACATTACCTGATCATAACCTGAAAATAACCataacataacctgaacataaccagaacataacatgaaaataatgtaaatataacagaacataacctgaacatgaCCTGAACATAATGTGAAATTAATCTGAACATTaccagaacataaccagaatataacctgaacATACTGTAACTAGAACGTGACCAGAACATAACTTGAAAATaatctgaacataaccagaatataacctgaacATGACATAACATAACCTGGACATTAACTATACATGACCTGAACATAAGtagaacataacctgaagatGACCTGAACATAACGTGAAATTAATGTGAACATTACCAGatcataaccagaacataaactGAACATGACATAACACAACCTGAACATTAACTGAACATGACCTGAACAAAACTAGAACATAAACTGAAATTAATCTGAACATTACTATaacataacctgaatataacctGAAAATAATCCTGAGTAGGatgaactttgcttgaaaagaatgaaaaaattCATATTTACGCACTATTCTATGTCATGTTGTAGTATAAACAGTATAAGTAGCACAGTTACACTGAAAATTATACAATTCCTAAGAagcagtgcactttaaatacccagatGACACACTTATTCAGCTGTTAAATATAAGTGTGGAATATTGAACACTTTGAGCACTCAGTGCCCATAGTTTTGCTCAAGTGGAAGGGGTGGAGCTACGAATGAATGGGAGGGGCTACTGATTAAGAGGAGAAGCTATTGGCACTGAGGTTGGATTATTTGATTTATGTTGGATTGTGAAGCAAAGTTCTTAAAGTAACAGAGTTGAAAAGCATGTATATAATAACTTGATTGATCTTCAATTCAACTGCTCAAATTCACTACAGTTtctgtttttgaaaaataattagtttatctTAAATGTGCTACAAATCTTTTAACGTGCTATAACTGCTACCCTCAAGTCCTCGTGCCagataaaaaaagtaaagtaaagtagtaAAGGAAGCCATCTGAAATATAAGAATGAAGTTTGGTTATAGTTAACCTCATTTTGTCAGCAGTTTGAGCAAGTTGAATTTGCTGACTGATGGAGTTTCTTCAATCTCAGGCTTTCAGGAGCAGAAGCTGAGCTCACTTTCACTGCTCACTTCATTTAAAGCTCCACATTGGAATGATTTAAGCCTTATCTGCATGCTATAGGACATCAGCTCAAATATTCAATGCATTTGACTATTAAAGATAAGACAGGCCGGAGAGGATCGATTTCAGAGCGCACACAGGTGCGGATTTCAGAACTTCAAATCTCCCATAAGCTGCTTACAGTAAAACCATGAAGAGTTCAGAAAGACCCTTCAGAATCAAAGAGTCCTGCAGGAGCCGGATGTCTTTAACAGGCGGATGTGTTCATATCGCAGGCCAGCAGACGCACTACAGCCACCTGGAGAACTGCTCAAAAGGAGGAATATTAGAAACTTCTGCAAACACCTGAGAGTTTCACTCCTGACCTGACAGAAATCATCCAGCCGGCGCTGCAGAGGGAGACTGCAAAGAAGTGCTGTTCTTACCTGGAGTTTtggccttgtttctagtccacatatctacaaattcttacaTCAAGAAGCTTTTTCCAGACAAGTAAAACACACATTGTCTTGATTTCAGAAATTGTAAATCAAAACgcaatgagtttttccttaaaacaagcaaaataatctgacaatgggggaagagaaataatcttgtttttttctttaaaattattttctacagttgctatggtaacactacaactacagtaattgatcttttgtggtgattctacagttgctatggtaacacaacattatagtaattgatctgttgtggtggttctacagttgctatggttacacaacaactatagcaagtgatctgttgtggtggttctacagttgctatggtaacaactactacgataattgatctgctgtggtgattctgcagttgccatggtaacaaaatcactatagtaattgatctgttgtggtggttctacagttgctatggtaacacaagaactacaataattgatctgttgtggtgattctacagttgctgtggtaacacaaacactatagtaattgatctgttgtggtgattctacagttgctatggaaacacaaccaCTGTAGTATtttatctgttgtgatgattctacagtttctatggtaacacaaccactatagtaattaatctgctgcggtgattctacagttgctatggtaacatagtaattaatctgttgtggtgttaatctgttgtggtgattctacagttgctatgttaACACAAACTAaattatactacagtatttattacagttctctaaagttaatactacagtatgctggagcattcattaacaaagagttgtagatACTATGATATATAGAGTAAAATACACTACCATGGGATGGTTcgaaaacactatagtatttactataaattacttacTTCCAGGGcagtttatattgaagttgatatttagccgcaccatgttggtgtttcgaaACATGTCATTTAtacaaggtgggtcgttagcccaacgctcaacctctCACCTTGAGAACTAGGAatccggagctcccggaggaaacccatgccaacacggggagaacatgcaaactccacacagaaacaccaactgacccggccgggactcgaaccagtgaccttcttgctgtgaagcgactctgaagctacccactgctccaccatgCTGtcctactataaattactacagtatttaaaaaaaatctggagAACCGCAGACGAATAATCGTCAGGCAAATATATGCTTTTCTTTTCCAGTCGTTTCAGTGTGGATGAACAAGGCTCTGCATCCACACactcatttttaatcatttcCAGAAGTTGATCATACACACTGAGTGGACCGCTGCACTGCACATACAAATTAAGACTCAAGGCTAAAAACAGCATCTGAGTGTGGACCAAACGGAGAGAAAAAAGTGCATTTTGAAATGAGAACATTAGCGTGGACATGGCCGTCCTCTGCTGATCCTAATTATCATGTAATCAGGCCAGCGATAGCATCATTCTGAGGGATACACTGTGTTTACAGCCATTACTCTGAAGAATGTGTGATGGTATCAACGCCAATCACTCACAGGCCTGATACGGGATTGTTTCCAAATGTAAGTGTGATTCCAAACCCCAGGGATCTTCTGTTTAGCAATATTAGACTGTATTTACAGGACACATACTGTAGGCAACCCTTTACTCATATACAGATCCATGAcattaaaatcataaataaaataataacagtgGAGTGTTTATGATGTGTCTTCAGTATTGGAGAGCAGAACGTAAACAAACAAAGCCGCTGAAGTGAACAAAACTCTCATATTGTAGTGATCATTGCTGCTGAAAAACAATTATTGTGTATTTATAACAAATATCTGTGTAGTATTTATAGACTGTGAACTTTGGTTTCTCTGTTAGATGTTTCATTTGTTTCCTCACACTAGTAAAGTCTCCAGTGTGTGTCCTGAGTCGACCTTCAGTACCTCACGACTGAAACCACAGCCAGAAACTGAACAATTAAACGAAGCGTCATTAGAAACATGTGTGACGACAATGACAACACTCTTCTGATGCTCTCTGATCTGCAGAAACATCCACACATGATTCTGgactacatttacacacacacacacacacacacacacacacacacacacacacggtaaatactgtagtcatttatagtaaatactataattaaatactatagttttaatccatactatagtaaagtatattAGTATTTACCAATGTTGCTatgattttacatttaaaaatatataaaatgtgttgTATTAATATATGTGAAATATGCTTTGTTTATAATAAACCTGCTTACTTAAGTTGTTAATTTCTTTTAGAATTATTAGTGTACTAAATTTGAAGGCTTTACTCTTTCTTTAATAAATGAaactaatagctttttacagtgtaggacatcttaaaatgattattatcatttcatttgttttttcagtGGCTGTTTCCTTTTCTCAGCGTTTTATCAGctttactttttcatttattgtgaacattttcactttatttaattGAACAAAAACATTTGGATTTTGAAAAGCAATAGTTTTAGTTTTCATAACTTAATTAAGCTCTTTGTTAACGAAtactccagcatactgtagtattaaagCTGCAGTCGGTGATGGTGTTCAGAAACATGTTGTGTTTTGCTGGTTGaaatctcttcacattccagtagtaatgattacagtaaatgatcTACATGTATTTATGTgcgtttttatattctgggtcaggcataagactaaaaaatgttcatccaattaaatattgttgagccgacatttcccataattctgataattaGCCCAAACTGTCCATCAGCAAATCCAGCAAACTGtctgttcatgcagatccgccATTTGCACGTGCGCTCACCTGCACACGagacaagagagagagagcaaaacaaatgctgaatccaaacttaatattggagttacttttgcacgctggagggagGATGAGGGAGGAttacttttagacaggtaatgatatgctataaaactattttagtcacgcaaagcagatgtagattgggttgttacgaatgggttatatgcacaaaagtgttgttcagccactgacaTCTCCAGATTTAGGtgagtattttcaatttcataaataatttttatttttttaacaacaaaacataagtaaatagcgctattccgcctagcctgctttactgaggtgaagttcaCTGAGGTTTTATATTCAGTGGTTCGGttctgaacaatgacagcctgtgagacgctccttatattgtttactgctactctgaatattcagtcagTATGACTTAGTAATAAGAGTAACTCTTgtcgccggccaaccactaagcatacaggaGTCACTTCAGGACACAGCATGGAAAAGAGTGAggccttgcatgcatgaaatattgcacattatggcAAGTTTTGCTTGCCTACTACATATCTGAAAACATGTtcgatataatacagttttacatagggaattgtagtattataaagtactataaagttttctaactggccaATGACATGATTTAGTGGgcctctgtcatctttaatgtgtgtgcgttcatgatttcaggaggcgtggctttggacgacaggggagagactgtgtttcaaagatattatgctaaccagttagcatttaagcagatcacctactgcacctttaattgtaTTGAACTGATAACGGTAATAAATAATGCATATGCTTTGTTTTtatagtaaactgtggtgcattacAGTATAATATTACTATAccttttgtgttaccatagcaactgtagaatcgccacaacagatttaTTCTTGTACTTTACTATACTACGGTTCAAaagcactacagtatttactatacattactacaTTGTTTTTTATCTGGGCATCCATCATTCAGGAGTCGCTGATCTTCTCCTTTAAATCTCACAGGATGTTGAGTAAAATCAGGTTTCCGAGCAGATTTGTTTCCTTCCAGGTCTGTGAGAGCAGAGAATTTCATTGTGAGAGCAGAGTGAGTTCATTGGCATTTACTGTACACTCAGCAAATCATTGCTGGACGTTTATATCGCCCGTCTGAACAGACGATGGGAAACTACGTTACACTTTCCATATGTCTGTTTTATTCACGGATGATCCCATAAAACACCATTAACAGCTCATCTGTCTCCACTAATACCTGCTCCAACCTTGCAAGCTAAACCTTTANNNNNNNNNNNNNNNNNNNNNNNNNNNNNNNNNNNNNNNNNNNNNNNNNNNNNNNNNNNNNNNNNNNNNNNNNNNNNNNNNNNNNNNNNNNNNNNNNNNNNNNNNNNNNNNNNNNNNNNNNNNNNNNNNNNNNNNNNNNNNNNNNNNNNNNNNNNNNNNNNNNNNNNNNNNNNNNNNNNNNNNNNNNNNNNNNNNNNNNNNNNNNNNNNNNNNNNNNNNNNNNNNNNNNNNNNNNNNNNNNNNNNNNNNNNNNNNNNNNNNNNNNNNNNNNNNNNNNNNNNNNNNNNNNNNNNNNNNNNNNNNNNNNNNNNNNNNNNNNNNNNNNNNNNNNNNNNNNNNNNNNNNNNNNNNNNNNNNNNNNNNNNNNNNNNNNNNNNNNNNNNNNNNNNNNNNNNNNNNNNNNNNNNNNNNNNNNNNNNNNNNNNNNNNNNNNNNNNNNNNNNNNNNNNNNNNNNNNNNNNNNNNNNNNNNNNNNNNNNNNNNNNNNNNNNNNNNNNGGGGGCAGTGAAGAGAGGCACTGTATGGGTGTAATGTGTTCTGGATTGTGTGTCCCCGTCAGCATTCTGTAGATGAGTAAGGGAGGCATGTCTACAGAGGTGGACAGAGAAGCTTCTGTCAGATCATAATGACTGAAACTACTCCAATATACCCATAATACACACCTGTGTGTGTCCACAGGCTTCAGCAACTTCAGCAACCTGAAGGAGCACAAGAAAACACACCGAGCAGAGAGAGAGTTCACCTGCGACCAGTGCGGGAAATCCTTCAACATGCAGAGGAAACTGTTCAAACACAAGAGCAGACACAGAGGAGACAAACCCTACTGCTGCCAGACCtgcggtacacacacacacacacacacacacagaggagacAAACCCTACTGCTGCCAGACCtgcggtacacacacacacacacacacacacacacacacacacacacagaggagacAAACCCTACTGCTGCCAGACCtgcggtacacacacacacacacacacacacacagaggagacAAACCCTACTGCTGCCAGACCtgcggtacacacacacacacacacacacacacacacacacacacacagaggagacAAACCCTACTGCTGCCAGACCtgcggtacacacacacacacacacacacagaggagacAAACCCTACTGCTGCCAGACCtgcggtacacacacacacacacacacacacacacacacacacacacacacagaggagacAAACCCTACTGCTGCCAGACctgcggcacacacacacacacacacacacacacacacacacagaggagacAAACCCTACTGCTGCCAGACCTGcggcacacacaccacacacacacacacacacacacacacacacagaggagacAAACCCTACTGCTGCCAGAcctgcagtacacacacacacacacacacacacacacacacacagaggagacAAACCCTACTGCTGCCAGACCtgcggtacacacacacacacacacacacacacacacacacacacacagaggagacAAACCCTACTGCTGCCAGACCtgcggtacacacacacacacacgcacacacacacacacacacacacacacacagaggagacAAACCCTACTGCTGCCAGACCtgcggtacacacacacacacacacacacacacacacacacacacacacagaggagacAAACCCTACTGCTGCCAGACCtgcggtacacacacacacacacacacacacacacagaggagacAAACCCTACTGCTGCCAGACctgcggcacacacacacacacacacacacacacacacacacagagaggagACAAACCCTACTGCTGCCAGACctgcggcacacacacacacacacacacacacacacacgttcatttCCCTGTAGAATGAGGacaggtgtgtgtttctgttgtatgtgtgtgtgttggtggatCCCTGActgctctctctgtgtgtgtgtgtgtgtgtgtgttcaggcaaGTGTTTCGCAGGCTCAGGTGATCTCCAGCGTCACGTGCGCTCTCACACAGGTGAGCGGCCGTATGTGTGTGACGCCTGCGGGAAGAGCTTCTCTCGTACGGCAGTGTTGCGCAGACACCGCAgcgcaggagtgtgtgtgtccaGCACAGCGGCccccgagtgtgtgtgtgcgccacaGCGGCCCGGAGAAGTGTGTGTGTCCAGCGAAGCGGCCCCAGAGCCGGGCCCCGAGGAGCTGTGCAGCAGTGGAGCGCTGTGGGGACGAGCCATGAAGACCCTGCAGAGCGACCTCTGACCTCCAGCAGCCTGACCTCTTCCTCTGAGCAGTGTGCTGCTGATATActgagaggtcagaggtcactcAGGTGCGCTGGAGCCTCTGCTGAGCTGCAGCTGTTAGATCAGAGACGCTCCGAACTCGAAACAGCACACAGCCTGCTGCagaaacactgtgtgtgtgtgtgtgtgtgtgtgtgtgtgcgcgcagacCTCCTCCCTCCAGCGCTCTACACCTCTTCATCAGCTTCTGTTGATCAGGGAGATACTCAGTAGAATGTTGGAGTACAGCAGGTGTTGCTGAACTGTCTCTGCTGTAACTTCCTCATGTACTGCGCACATCATCATCATTCCTGcatcctccacacacacacacacacacacacacacacacacacacacacacacacacacacacacacacacacacagacacacacacacactcatcattaCTGTCAGCTCAATAAACCTGTGCTGAAGAGTTATGGAGCAGGTGCAGTCACTGGATCACTGGGTCATGTACATGTGTGAGTTTAGTTCAGTTAGAAAACAACATCATCTGTAAACTAGGAGCAACACGGGTCTCAGTGGGGTCACACTGTGGccgtacagcaagaaggtctctggtttgagtctcggctgggtcagttggtgtttctgtgtggagtttgcatgttctccccgtgttggtgtgggtttcctccgggtgctccggtttcccccacagtccaaacacatgcgctataggggaactgatcaactaaactggctgtagtgtatgagtgtgtgtgtgtgtgtgtgtgtgtgtgtgagaatgagtgtctatgggtgtgtcctagtactgggttgcagctggaagggtatcgctgtgtaaaacatatactggaatagttggtggttcattccactgtggtgacccctgatgaataaagggactcagctgaaggagaatgaatgaatgaatgaatacgctcatccagcaggtggcgcctcCAACAGCAGGAGTCTTACATTTCTCTAAAGGGattaatcaacttttaatactttaagaccctgcggacaccctggaGTCAGTCTGCCCAGAGTGTTGATGAGCTCCTCAACATGTCAAAGTCAGATTCATCAGCAAACACTACAACatctgctgaaacacagagagatGAGGGCAGATCAAGCCTCAAAaccagcccagagtggatgaaaacaacccAACAGCACACAGGTACAAGGTGTTTTGACCCATCAGGAAGATGTAAGGCTTGTGTTTGATGAAGGTTTCTATCTGGCAGCAGAACAGCAGCAGCGTGAGCTATATAACAGCGACCTCTtcatctgatgatgatgatgatgagagtGTGGACAGCTCTTCATCAGCTCCGCTCAGGGCTTCAGTCCAGCAGAGCTGCAGTGGAGGAGGTCAGACGTGAGGCTCTTCATCAGCCGCCTCCATGTGTGTTTAGTAGACTAGAAGCCTCGTTTACCTGCGGTTTACCTGTGTCTACAGTTCATCAGCTACTACAGcagagttctccagatctacctgagctcaaactcccctctcaccctgcaaatgtgagtgtgtgtgtgtgtgtgtgtgtgtgtgtgtgtgtgtgtgtgtgtgtgaatctgcaCAGACGGGTCACAGACAGCAGCTGAACAGAGGACGCTTTATTGAGTTTAAGATGTTCCACACTGAGCTCATCACAACTGGGAGACTAACTGTGtgggaatacacacacacacacacacacacacacacacacagatcctgCTGCTGTTCAGCTGTCGTACCAGTCCAGAAAGAGCAGCGAGAACGAACACATGACCAGGAAGAAGAGGATCCAGACACGAAAGCCAGCGTTATTCTTGATCGCCTGATAgagagacacacacgcacacacacacacacacacacacacacacacacacacacacacacacagacagaacatTACACTTGTTTAGCTATTGTGACCACACAGACACTATAAACACATGGGTTTACTCCagattaatctttatttctcacacacacacgcacacacacacacacacacagctcagtgTTCTCTCACCTCTCTGATGTCTTCATTTCCTTCTTTTACATTTTCTGTCGCTCCGACAACCAGCTGATGAATACTGTCTATCTCAgtctcctgcacacacacagacacacacgcacacacacacattactctgTGTTCAGTGATGTGGGCGGAGCTTTATCTGCTCTGCTTCATCTATCAGCACTCATCTGCGATGGCCAATCAGACACCAGGAGGCGGGGCTTTATCTGCTGGTGTGTGAGGGAGCGACTCTGACCTGCTGGAGGACTTTCTCTGAGAAGATCTCCTGCAGACGAGAGATCTCCACCACCTTCCCCTCGAtctgcctgcacacacacacacacacacacacacacacacacacacacacaccagtggaATCTCCTCTCTAATCAACATTCCTCATCAGTGTGTGAAGTTTAGTTCCTAACCTGACTTCATCCAGCAAACTGTTCATCTCCCCGACCAGCCTCTGATTCTCCTGCtcaaactgacacacacacacacacacacacacacacacacacacataaaaacaagtaaaatacaaacacacacaagagaaACACATTTACATCAGCATTATgatgaagcgtgtgtgtgtgtgtgtgtgtgtgtgtgtgtgtgtgtgtgtaccatctGTATTTCCTCAGGTGAAAGGTCATCCTCGACTCTGTTTTCCTCCCACAAATCAACATTTCCATCTGAGACTGGTTtatctgcagaaacacacacatacacacacacacacacacacacacacacacaaacagtagaTTGGTTGAtcagttttgtctttgtttatgactaatctaatgtatctgcacagatattttactgtaaagcGTCCTGGAGAGAACAGTGTATCCAGAGAGTATTGACAGCGCTTCACTGTCCCCACATGTGTTCATGTTCCAGCTttattacaaaatggattaaactgatgtatttcctcaacattctacacactatccCCCATAATGTCTTCCGTCTGGccgctctaccatacaggcccttatatagacaggtgtctgCCTCTTCAGATCAGCTGAATtgagcacaggtgaactccagtgaagctgctgaaacatctccagAATGATCAGTGAAACAGAATGCTGAGCTCAATCTAGAGCTTCACACCAAAGCCTGCCAACACTGATGAACATctgatttatcagcttttattcctaataaatctgcaacaattcCAGAAactctttcttcacattgtcattatgggggatagtgtgtagaatgttgaggaaatacatcAGTTTAATCCATGTTGGAATAAAGCTGGAACATGAACACATGTGGGGACAGTGAAGCGCTGTCAATACTCTCTGGATACACTGTTTATACAAGcacgtgtgtgaatgcgagtatgcatgtgtgtgtgtgtgtgtgtgtatacatgtatatacaagtgtgtttgagtgtgtgtgtgtgtaccgttCTCCTCTCCGTCGCTCTGCCGTTTTTCTGTGTTGATCTGCTCTGGCTCTAATCTGGATCTGGAACAGGTTGTGTGTGAACATCAGctcatcatctctctctctcacacacacacacacacacttctccaggtatattatatacagtgctaCTCACAGTCTCTTCTTGTCCACAACTCTCTTCACACGCACTGCTCTCTGCTCAGAGTACAGCttacacacacctgcacacacatttgtttttgtgaattatggGGACATTACAGGTCTCCATTGTTTTTCTACTGTAGAAACTGCATCTTCTATTGgcctaaccccaccctaaacaGACCCCCACAGGAGACCGTGTGCAGCTTCACCCTGAATAAACTCACTCTGTGGGATTTAGGAGCGTTTGGAGTCACCAATCTCCTCGTATTTcacctttttgtaatacctgtgttaTTATACAGACTTGTGTCCTGATACGTCACAAaaacatgaaacacacacacactctctataaGAGCTATATAGGGGTGCCAATACTTTTGCCCAATGCTCAAGCGTACATGTGGAGGTCCTCAATTgatttcagtaaacagaagagtgTTGAGGAGTGTTCATCTCTGCACAGAGCTGATCATActggccaacacacacacacacacacacacacgcacacacagatatacacaagtgtgtgtgtacCTTTGAGATACGAGTCTATCAGGTCCAACACTGCTGCTCGATGGTCCTTCACCTGCATGGACACCTGCTTTTTGTCCActagatgacacacacacacacacacacacacgcacacacacacacacacacacacacacacacatatatatatatatatatatatatatatatatataagttccattgagtatttttcattatttacagtgaagctgcagtgtgtgtgtgcgtgtgtgtgtgtgtgtgtgtgtgtgtgtgtgtcatactcTCAGAGCGCAGCTGGCTGATGGCCTCTGCACACGTCCTCATGAAGATCTGCGCATCCTGATCGATCTGATCACGCTCGCTGTCTGTCATACGGGACACGTCTGAGCTCatcacactgcacacacacacacacacacacacacacacacacacacacacactttatacactctcCCCCTCTTTCCTCACATGAGAaccaaaataatgaacacacagGGTCAAAAATGACTGGTAATGCtacacttgtggggacatttggttcacacaaacacatgcacacacacacgcacgcacgcatgcacacacacacacacactgttgtcaGACCTGCCGGCGTTCACATAGTCTTTCCGGTGCTGCAGCAGAAAGTCCTTCAACTTGGAGATGTTGGAGATCTGCAGAGCAAACAAACACATCACTCtctcagcgtgtgtgtgtgtgtgtgtgtgtgtgtgtgtgtgtgtgtcaaacactAAAGCAACATTAATTCAGGAGAAACCCCCTTAaagcagtaaacacacacacacacacacacacacacacacacacacagactgacagaTGGAGAACTGTGGAGTTGTTTTGCTAGCGTTACTGAAATGTTTCTGCTGCTTTAATAACAGTAATTACGTAATTACAGCAGTTGTAGAGTGACCTgaacagactcacacacacacacacacacacacacacacaca from Danio aesculapii chromosome 14, fDanAes4.1, whole genome shotgun sequence carries:
- the stx18 gene encoding syntaxin-18 yields the protein MAADITLLFKASVKTVKTRNKALGLMETTGREEPGAAKRPRPRQRDSFSFKAREVISNISKLKDFLLQHRKDYVNAGSVMSSDVSRMTDSERDQIDQDAQIFMRTCAEAISQLRSEMDKKQVSMQVKDHRAAVLDLIDSYLKGVCKLYSEQRAVRVKRVVDKKRLSRLEPEQINTEKRQSDGEENDKPVSDGNVDLWEENRVEDDLSPEEIQMFEQENQRLVGEMNSLLDEVRQIEGKVVEISRLQEIFSEKVLQQETEIDSIHQLVVGATENVKEGNEDIREAIKNNAGFRVWILFFLVMCSFSLLFLDWYDS
- the zbtb49 gene encoding zinc finger and BTB domain-containing protein 49; the protein is MSFSNFSNLKEHKKTHRAEREFTCDQCGKSFNMQRKLFKHKSRHRGDKPYCCQTCGKCFAGSGDLQRHVRSHTGERPYVCDACGKSFSRTAVLRRHRSAGVCVSSTAAPECVCAPQRPGEVCVSSEAAPEPGPEELCSSGALWGRAMKTLQSDL